From a single Sporosarcina oncorhynchi genomic region:
- a CDS encoding DUF2691 family protein — MRGIMFQIKNEYGKQLADLLVDIVDPAWVWSIDPVESYKVENDTLADSLFLDVVMDGQGFSELINTHIHYLIFADLKAFPTRESIVEVKNVEDFMGSECQLAFLLTDSVYTRILAKDEEVIRKLGERARLKGFTEIEYLTDEQVSGMMLTTWG, encoded by the coding sequence ATGAGGGGAATCATGTTTCAAATAAAAAACGAATACGGAAAGCAGTTGGCGGATCTATTAGTGGATATTGTCGATCCGGCATGGGTGTGGTCCATCGATCCGGTCGAATCGTACAAAGTGGAAAATGATACTTTGGCCGATTCGCTCTTCTTGGATGTAGTTATGGATGGTCAGGGGTTTTCAGAACTAATCAACACGCACATCCATTATCTCATATTTGCGGATTTGAAAGCTTTTCCAACGAGAGAAAGTATCGTCGAAGTAAAAAACGTTGAAGACTTCATGGGAAGTGAATGCCAGCTGGCTTTTTTATTAACCGATTCCGTCTATACACGGATTTTGGCTAAAGACGAAGAAGTGATCCGCAAACTTGGCGAACGTGCGCGATTGAAAGGTTTCACAGAAATCGAATATCTAACTGATGAGCAGGTGAGCGGAATGATGTTGACAACTTGGGGATAA
- a CDS encoding RNA polymerase sigma factor, translated as MSSEAWFGEYYDSVYSYILMLVKDSHTAEDLTQETFMKVIRNEHTFKGNSHVKTWIFRIAYTTTISYLRKKHPVLYYFDLHAYTPKNERSSEEIVLLNSQQKQFYEALHQLKPSYQQVILLRKIQGFSTKEASAILNWSDGKVKMSLSRALAAFKKELEKGGFSNETLI; from the coding sequence TTGTCCAGTGAAGCGTGGTTTGGTGAGTATTATGATTCCGTTTATAGCTACATCCTCATGCTTGTGAAGGATTCCCATACTGCCGAGGACCTGACCCAGGAGACATTTATGAAAGTCATCCGGAATGAACATACATTTAAGGGCAACTCCCATGTAAAAACCTGGATTTTCCGGATTGCCTATACAACAACTATTAGCTATCTCAGAAAGAAGCATCCTGTTTTATATTACTTTGATTTGCATGCTTATACCCCAAAGAACGAACGATCCTCAGAGGAAATCGTCCTTTTAAATTCTCAGCAAAAGCAATTTTACGAAGCGCTCCATCAATTGAAACCAAGTTATCAGCAAGTGATCCTTCTGCGGAAAATCCAAGGTTTTTCGACGAAAGAAGCTTCAGCTATCCTTAATTGGTCGGATGGAAAAGTGAAAATGAGTTTATCGAGAGCACTTGCTGCATTCAAAAAAGAACTGGAGAAAGGTGGTTTTTCGAATGAAACACTTATCTGA